One Antennarius striatus isolate MH-2024 chromosome 17, ASM4005453v1, whole genome shotgun sequence genomic window carries:
- the pax1a gene encoding paired box protein Pax-1a, with amino-acid sequence MEQTYGEVNQLGGVFVNGRPLPNAIRLRIVELAQLGIRPCDISRQLRVSHGCVSKILARYNETGSILPGAIGGSKPRVTTPNVVKNIREYKQSDPGIFAWEIRDRLLADGVCDKYNVPSVSSISRILRNKIGNLSQPNQYESSKQASAQGGLSYNHIYPYSYPNTMSPTGTKMGSPPGVPVTAGHMSISRAWPSAHTVSNILGIRAFMDPAAIAGTDGYAPKMEEWGSVNRAAFPAAHAVNGIDKSAIDADIKYAQPSSTLSSYVSACAYSPTNQYGVYSGPAGGYVAPGHHHWQPQSPALSHPGNGMSMHAGEIHSPMTFKHQAREGDRKPPSPLSKQQHEDLNSVH; translated from the exons ATGG AGCAAACGTATGGAGAGGTGAACCAACTCGGCGGCGTGTTCGTCAATGGACGACCCCTGCCCAACGCCATACGCTTAAGAATAGTGGAGCTGGCCCAGCTGGGGATCAGACCCTGCGATATAAGCAGGCAACTCCGAGTCTCCCACGGTTGCGTTAGCAAGATTTTGGCGAGGTATAACGAGACGGGCTCCATCTTACCGGGAGCCATCGGTGGGAGCAAACCACGGGTCACGACGCCTAACGTGGTGAAAAATATCAGGGAATACAAACAAAGTGACCCCGGTATCTTTGCCTGGGAGATCCGGGACAGGCTTTTGGCAGATGGAGTTTGTGACAAGTACAATGTCCCATCGGTTAGCTCGATCAGCAGGATTTTACGCAACAAGATTGGAAATCTCTCCCAGCCGAACCAGTATGAGAGCAGTAAGCAAGCCTCCGCGCAGGGCGGCCTCTCCTACAACCACATATACCCTTACTCCTACCCCAACACCATGTCGCCCACTGGCACTAAAATGGGCAGCCCTCCTGGAGTACCAGTGACAGCTGGGCATATGAGCATATCGAGGGCCTGGCCTTCTGCTCACACCGTCAGCAATATTCTCGGTATACGAGCCTTCATGGATCCTGCAG CCATTGCTGGGACTGATGGATATGCACCAAAAATGGAGGAGTGGGGTAGCGTCAACAGAGCTGCTTTCCCCGCGGCTCACGCCGTTAATGGGATCGACAAATCAGCCATTGACGCCGACATAAAATATGCacag CCTTCCTCCACACTGTCGAGTTACGTCTCGGCGTGCGCCTATTCTCCCACCAACCAGTACGGCGTGTACAGCGGTCCAGCAGGCGGGTACGTGGCCCCGGGGCACCACCACTGGCAGCCGCAGAGCCCGGCCCTGTCCCACCCTGGCAACGGGATGAGCATGCACGCAGGGGAGATCCACTCACCGATGACGTTCAAGCACCAGGCCCGAGAAG GAGACAGAAAACCGCCCAGTCCTCTGAGCAAGCAGCAACATGAAGACTTGAACAGTGTGCACTGA